From the genome of Neisseria lisongii, one region includes:
- a CDS encoding TatD family hydrolase: MYLIDSHCHLNFEGLAGRLGEVFANMAEQDVRQALAISVSRESFQEVLAIAEQNEQVYCTVGVHPDSQEAAEFTVAEMVAAAQHPKVVGIGETGLDYYWCKGDLAWQHQRFADHIQAANESGLPVIVHTRDAAQDTLRILKECNTNSGVIHCFSEDIAFAKAALDLGLYISFSGIVTFKNAPLIQEAAKYVPQDRMLVETDAPFLAPVPKRGKPNEPAYVRHTAEFVAKLRGETLEELAAYTTENFYRLFAKVKPWQGEAV, from the coding sequence ATGTATTTAATCGATTCACACTGTCATTTGAATTTTGAAGGCCTTGCCGGACGGTTGGGCGAAGTGTTCGCCAATATGGCGGAACAAGATGTGCGGCAGGCGCTGGCAATCAGCGTCAGCCGTGAGAGTTTTCAGGAAGTTTTGGCGATTGCCGAGCAAAACGAGCAGGTTTATTGCACCGTCGGTGTCCACCCCGACAGCCAAGAAGCAGCGGAATTTACGGTCGCCGAAATGGTGGCGGCGGCGCAGCACCCCAAAGTGGTCGGAATCGGCGAAACCGGTTTGGATTATTACTGGTGCAAAGGCGATTTGGCATGGCAGCACCAACGTTTTGCCGACCATATCCAAGCCGCCAACGAAAGCGGTTTGCCGGTGATTGTGCATACCCGCGATGCAGCGCAGGATACGCTGCGGATTTTAAAGGAATGCAACACCAATTCCGGCGTAATCCACTGTTTTTCCGAAGATATTGCCTTTGCTAAAGCTGCATTGGATTTGGGACTGTATATTTCGTTTTCCGGCATTGTAACCTTTAAAAATGCACCGCTGATTCAGGAGGCGGCGAAATATGTGCCGCAAGACCGGATGCTGGTGGAGACCGATGCACCGTTTCTTGCCCCTGTGCCGAAGCGGGGCAAGCCCAACGAACCGGCGTATGTGCGCCATACGGCGGAATTTGTCGCCAAGTTGCGGGGCGAAACTCTGGAAGAGTTGGCGGCCTATACCACCGAAAATTTCTACCGCCTGTTTGCCAAAGTAAAACCGTGGCAGGGCGAGGCTGTCTGA
- a CDS encoding IS110 family transposase — MMDTPFYFIGIDIAKLKFDVAVKKSAKVYQHHQFENHPQGFAALSEWLNSFSDKPLYIVMEATNVYHERLCEYLYAAGHSVVVINPKCAANFAKGLNLRSKTDKADAKLLARLAESYIHEFDLWQPKGNNEQALLRQLRHLEHLKAALAKEKVRLQMLLDEYAMVSSERLIAFLECEVKTVEAHIHQLVKQDEQLKHNHRLLSSIPAIGKNTACWLLAILGDGTRFKNGRAAATYAGLTPMVRQSGTSVDKRVGISRIGQSDLRKILYMPAVSFCFGKYKDSIYSPFVQRLLERNKLAKKAVIVALMRKLVTIAQSVLKYQQPFNEERYAKMCLDKA, encoded by the coding sequence ATGATGGACACCCCATTTTATTTTATCGGCATCGATATTGCCAAGTTAAAGTTCGATGTCGCGGTCAAAAAATCCGCAAAAGTGTATCAACACCACCAGTTTGAGAACCATCCGCAAGGATTTGCTGCTTTGAGCGAATGGCTGAACAGCTTTTCGGATAAGCCGCTCTATATCGTGATGGAGGCGACAAACGTCTATCACGAAAGGTTGTGCGAATACTTATATGCGGCCGGACATTCGGTAGTCGTGATTAATCCCAAATGTGCCGCCAACTTTGCCAAAGGTTTGAACTTACGTTCCAAAACCGACAAAGCGGATGCCAAATTACTTGCCCGCTTAGCCGAAAGCTATATTCATGAGTTTGACCTGTGGCAACCGAAAGGCAATAACGAACAAGCCTTATTGCGCCAACTTCGCCATCTCGAACATTTAAAAGCAGCGCTGGCGAAAGAAAAAGTCCGGCTGCAGATGCTGTTGGACGAGTATGCAATGGTTTCATCCGAACGTCTGATTGCTTTTCTTGAGTGCGAAGTCAAAACCGTTGAAGCGCATATTCATCAGTTGGTGAAACAGGATGAGCAGTTGAAACACAACCATCGTCTGCTGAGCAGTATTCCCGCCATCGGCAAAAACACAGCCTGTTGGCTGCTCGCCATACTGGGCGACGGCACTCGTTTTAAAAACGGAAGGGCTGCTGCGACCTACGCCGGACTGACCCCGATGGTCAGACAATCGGGAACGAGTGTAGATAAGCGGGTCGGTATCTCCCGTATCGGACAGAGTGATTTGAGGAAGATACTCTATATGCCGGCCGTGTCGTTTTGCTTTGGCAAATATAAGGACAGTATTTACAGCCCGTTTGTCCAACGCTTGCTGGAGCGTAATAAACTGGCGAAAAAAGCCGTGATTGTGGCTCTGATGCGTAAACTCGTGACCATTGCCCAATCTGTATTGAAGTACCAACAACCCTTTAATGAAGAACGCTATGCGAAAATGTGTCTGGATAAGGCTTGA
- the metZ gene encoding O-succinylhomoserine sulfhydrylase: protein MTKKLHPQTLAIRGGKEETQYREHNQALFMTSSFMWESAAHAADLFSKKVKGFTYTRTANPTTAAFEKRLAQLEGAERAVATSSGMSAIQAAFFTFLQAGDHIVSGRGLFGTTAGFIDTVVRKFGIEVSYVSTTDIGEWQAAIRPNTKLFFLETPSNPLGEVADLRALADLAHRHGALLAVDNSLMSPYGQRPLEQGADISVQSATKALDGHGRVAGGVLAGSEALMAQVAVYCNSCGLAISPFNSWELLSGIETLSLRMEKQFAQALAVAQWLQTQPQVKAVYYSGLPEHPQRELVERQQNGGGIVIGFELEDQAAAWKVIDSVEVFSRTANLGDVRSTITHPWTTTHARMSPEDKLAAGITQGLVRLSVGLEVVEDLIDDLKQAFA, encoded by the coding sequence ATGACAAAAAAACTGCACCCGCAAACGCTGGCAATCCGGGGCGGCAAAGAAGAAACGCAATATCGGGAACACAATCAGGCGCTGTTTATGACCAGCAGCTTTATGTGGGAAAGCGCCGCCCACGCCGCCGACCTGTTTTCCAAAAAAGTCAAAGGCTTCACCTATACCCGCACCGCCAACCCGACCACCGCCGCTTTTGAAAAACGTTTGGCGCAGTTGGAGGGAGCGGAGCGGGCTGTTGCCACGTCCAGCGGCATGTCGGCGATTCAGGCAGCGTTTTTCACCTTTTTGCAGGCGGGCGACCATATTGTTTCCGGTCGCGGTCTGTTCGGCACCACCGCCGGTTTTATCGATACCGTTGTCCGCAAATTCGGCATTGAAGTCAGCTATGTTTCGACCACCGACATCGGCGAATGGCAGGCAGCAATCCGCCCGAATACCAAACTGTTTTTCTTAGAGACCCCGTCCAACCCCTTGGGCGAAGTCGCCGATTTGCGTGCCTTGGCGGATTTGGCGCACCGGCACGGCGCACTCTTGGCAGTGGACAACAGCCTGATGTCGCCTTACGGCCAACGGCCGCTGGAGCAGGGAGCCGATATTTCCGTACAGTCCGCCACCAAAGCCTTGGACGGCCACGGCCGTGTTGCCGGCGGCGTATTGGCAGGTTCGGAAGCCCTGATGGCGCAGGTAGCAGTGTATTGCAACTCCTGCGGCTTGGCGATTTCCCCGTTTAATTCATGGGAACTGTTGAGCGGCATCGAAACTCTGTCGCTGCGCATGGAAAAACAGTTCGCCCAAGCGCTCGCCGTCGCCCAATGGCTGCAAACCCAACCGCAGGTCAAAGCCGTTTACTATTCCGGCCTGCCCGAACACCCGCAACGTGAGTTGGTTGAACGCCAGCAAAACGGCGGCGGCATCGTTATCGGTTTCGAGCTGGAAGATCAGGCGGCCGCATGGAAAGTGATCGACAGCGTGGAAGTATTTTCCCGCACCGCCAATCTGGGCGATGTCCGTTCCACCATCACCCACCCGTGGACCACCACCCACGCCCGCATGTCGCCTGAAGACAAATTAGCCGCCGGCATCACCCAAGGCCTCGTGCGCCTGTCAGTTGGCTTGGAAGTTGTGGAAGATTTGATTGACGATTTAAAACAGGCATTTGCCTGA
- a CDS encoding DUF2788 domain-containing protein, producing MDEAVFSTWALRICLTVLIVFLGFIVWNLGKESQAGKFGMAMLFLVLGLGVFGFIFKEILINFLVLPK from the coding sequence ATGGATGAAGCCGTATTCTCCACCTGGGCGCTGCGTATCTGCCTAACAGTATTGATTGTTTTTTTAGGATTTATTGTTTGGAACTTAGGTAAAGAATCCCAAGCCGGCAAATTCGGCATGGCCATGCTCTTCCTCGTATTAGGACTGGGCGTGTTCGGCTTTATCTTCAAAGAAATCCTGATCAACTTTTTGGTATTGCCGAAATAA
- a CDS encoding tautomerase family protein gives MPYVNIKVTGGSEAPSVEQKAELIQGVTELLSRVLNKNPETTVVVIDEVDMDNWGIGGKSVSVRRAEAAKSKQP, from the coding sequence ATGCCTTACGTCAATATCAAAGTAACCGGCGGCAGCGAAGCGCCGAGTGTCGAACAAAAAGCCGAACTAATTCAGGGCGTAACCGAATTATTATCACGGGTACTCAACAAAAATCCCGAAACCACCGTCGTCGTGATTGATGAAGTCGATATGGACAACTGGGGCATAGGCGGCAAAAGCGTCAGCGTTAGACGCGCCGAAGCGGCTAAATCCAAGCAACCTTAG